Below is a genomic region from Leucobacter exalbidus.
GAAGGGCATTGAGAAGGCTGTAGCAGCCGTCACCGCTCAGCTCCTCGCGAACGCCAAGGAGATCGAGACCACCGACGAGATCGCGGCAACCGCATCCATCTCGGCCGCTGACGAGCAGATCGGCGCACTGATCGCCGAGGCTATCGACAAGGTCGGCAAGGAAGGCGTCGTCACCGTCGAGGAGTCGAACACGTTCGGCACCGAGCTCGAGCTGACCGAGGGCATGCGCTTCGACAAGGGTTACCTGTCGGCATACTTCGTCACCGACGCAGATCGCCAGGAAGCTGTATTCGAGGATCCGTACATCCTCATCGTCAACAGCAAGGTCTCCAGCATCAAGGACCTGCTCCCCGTTGTTGATCCCGTAATCCAGTCGGGCAAGCAGCTCCTCATCATTGCTGAGGACATCGAGGGCGAAGCACTCGCTACTCTCGTACTCAACAAGATCCGTGGCATCTTCAAGTCGGCTGCTGTGAAGGCTCCCGGCTTCGGCGATCGCCGCAAGGCAATGCTGCAGGACATCGCGATCCTCACCGGCGGCCAGGTCATCTCGGAAGAGGTTGGCCTCAAGCTCGAGAACGCAACGCTCGACATGCTCGGCACCGCACGCAAGGTCATCATCACCAAGGATGAGACGACCATCGTGCAGGGTGGCGGCGAGGACGACGCAATTGCAGGTCGCGTCACGCAGATCCGTCGCGAGATCGAGAACACCGACAGCGACTACGACCGCGAGAAGCTCCAGGAGCGCCTCGCGAAGCTCGCCGGCGGCGTGGCAGTCATCAAGGCTGGCGCAGCGACCGAGGTTGAGCTCAAGGAGCGCAAGCACCGCATCGAGGATGCCGTTCGCAACGCGAAGGCAGCAGTCGAAGAGGGCGTTCTGCCCGGCGGCGGCGTGGCGCTGATCCAGGCTGGCAAGACGGCATTCGCTACGCTCGAGCTCACGGGCGACGAGGCTGTTGGCGCTCGCATCGTTCAGGTTGCTATCGAAGCACCGCTGCGCCAGATCGCATCGAACGCAGGCCTCGAGCCCGGCGTTGTTGTGAACAAGGTCAGCGAAATGCCTAACGGTCACGGCCTGAACGCCGCAACCGGCGAGTACGGTGACCTGGTAGCCCAGGGCATCCTCGACCCGGCCAAGGTAACGCGCTCGGCTCTGCAGAACGCAGCGTCGATCGCTGGTCTGTTCCTCACCACCGAGGCTGTTGTTGCTGACAAGCCGGAGCCCGTTGCGGCTGCGGCTGGCGACCCCACGGGTGGCATGGACTTCTAAGTCCTCACGCAAGTGAAGCGAGGTCGCGCCTTCGGGCGCGGCCTCGCTTTGCTATATGCGGGGCCACTCCCGGTAACTGGAAGCACGGTGTGCCCAATGTTACGATCAATTGTTACCCATCAGGTGTTTCCGAAAGGTCGAGCATGCAGCATCCGTACCCCGCGGGCCCTGAGCCGAGCGCAGCCGGGCTTCACCCCGATCTGACTCCCACCCAGTTACGTGACGTACTGCAGGCAATGCCCGAGCAGTCGCTCGCGGTCGCGATCCACCGCAACGCCGACACCGCGCTCAGAGCGTGGCTGTGGGAAACGGGGGAGGGCGTGCTTCGGTTAGCCATGTATAAGCACTACCTCGCGCAGCGTGACCAGCTTTCGGCGCAGGGTCAAGCGCTGCCGCAGGACGCGGCACGGTTCGACCAAGCGGTGGGCGAGACCTACACGCAGTGGCAAAACGCCCTCGCGGTCGCTGCAGGCGAAGACGCCACAACGACGACGTCAATGACCTCAACGATGACGTCAACGCTGACCGACAGTAGGCCCGCGCTGACCCCGCAGGTGACCCCGCTGGAAACGGCGGCTCCGCAGCACGCCGAGCCCGCTATCGAAACGCCCATCGCCGCCGAGCCTGCAGAAGCTGCTGAGCCGGCTGAACCTGCTGAGCCGAAACTCGCAGCTGCTGAGCCGGAACTCCCGGGTCAGAGCGAACTCGACCCCCACGCTGTCGCCTCACCGCAGCCCGAACCTCTCGCCGAACCGCAGCCCGAGCCACAGCCCGAGTTGCTGCCTGTGGTCGAAGCTACGGCGCCGCAGCCCCCGCTGGCGATGCTGAGCCTCCCCGATGGCGTGCTGTGCGCGGTGACTTCTGCGCAGGTATTGATTGGCCGTAACCCAGACTGTGACCTCTACCCGGGGTCGCAGGTGATTGCGGTGGCCGATGACCGTCGACTGCTCTCCACCACCCACGCGATGCTGCGGCTCCACGAGGGGTACTGGTTTATTGACGACCTCGGCTCCACCAACGGCACGATCATCGGACATGACCCGCAGGGAGCGGGCCTTGCCGAGGGTGACACCCAGCATCTGCCGGGACCGTTTTTGCTGGGCGGCTTACCGTTCATGATCGAGATGGGAGGGGCGCGATAATGGCTGCTGGCCCCAAGCTTGAACTCATATATGGCAATGACGTGCGTTCGCTCTCGCCCGCGCAGTTCTTCATCGTGGGTCGTTCCAACGGCGCAGACCTGCGCATCGACCTGCCGATTGTGTCGCGTCGACACCTGGTCATCGGGTACAAGAACGGCTGGTACGTCGAAGACCTGGGCTCGCACAACGGCGTATTTGTGCGCGGCGAAAAGGTTGAGCGGGTCGCACTGACCGAAGCCACCGAGGTGCGCCTGGGTAACGCGAAGAACGGGCCCGTGCTGCAGCTGCAGCCCGATGCCGCTTCGGTATCGGCGGCGGCTACGCGCAGCCTCACCCCGCAAGAGTTCAGCCAAATGCTGCGCACGGTGGCCGCGCCGCCGCTACTCACGGGCGCACTCGAAGCGTTGACGGTGCGGGCCCACCACGCGCCTGCGGCCTCGTACGCGGGTGCGCCACCGCAGCCCGGCGCAGCCCCGGTGGCGGGGCTCGCTGCGCCCGCGGGCGCAGCGCGGATGGCGGGCCCAGCTACGCTGACCGGCGGTCTCGAGGTGCGCGGGCTCGAATTCACCGTCGAGGGTGGCAAGAAACTGCTGCGCGACATTACATTCGATGCGGGCCGCGGCACGCTGACCGCGATCGTGGGCCCCTCAGGCGCGGGCAAATCGACCTTTGCGCGCGCTGTCTCGGGGCTCACCAAGCCCAGCGGTGGCCAGGTTTCTTTTGACGGCGTCGATGTGCACGCACAGTACGATCGTGCGAAGTCGATGATCGGCATGGTGCCGCAGGAAGACGTGATTCACGGCCAGCTCAAGCTGTTGCCGGCCCTGCGCTACGCGGCGAAACTGCGCCTCGGGTCTGATGTGACACCGGCCGAACGTGAAGCCCATGTGCAGCGCGCGCTGGCGCAGCTCGACCTCGAGGCCCACATTCACACCCGCATCTCGAAGCTCTCAGGCGGGCAGCGCAAGCGCGCATCGGTGGCGCTCGAATTGCTCACCGAGCCGGCCTTCTTAATTCTTGATGAGCCCACGTCAGGGCTTGATCCGGCGCTTGATCGTCAGCTGATGTCAGAGTTTCGGGCGCTCGCAAATGGCGGCAGAACCGTGCTCACCATCACCCACTCGGTGGCGTGCCTCGACGTGTGCGACCAGGTGCTGGTGCTCGTTCCCGGTGGCGCTCCCGCGTTCATCGGTAGCGAGCAGAGCGCCTTCGCCTACTTCAACACCATCGACTGGTCGAACATTTTCGACCTGCTCAAGAACGACCCCCAGGGGTGCGCCGACCGGTGGCTGGCCTCGGTCGAAGCCCGTGCCCTCGCGGTGGAACACTCACTGAAGCCCGCGCAGCCTGTGCCTGATACCGAGGCTCCGCAGCGCGCCACCAGCCGCCCGATGCAGTTCTTTACGCTCGTGCAGCGGCAGCTTTCGCTAATGCTCGCCGACCGCGGATACACGGCATTCTTGATCGCGCTGCCGTTTGTGATTGGGCTGTTGCCTCTCGTAGTGCCGGGGGAGACCGGGCTGACCCGAGTGCAGGGCGCCAAGAACGCGCAAGAACCCCAGATGATCCTCACCCTGCTCACGATCGGCGCCGTGTTTATGGGGATCTCGATGAGCATTCGGGATCTCGTGGGCGAGCGCAGTATCTACGAGCGCGAGCGGGCGGTGGGGCTGAGTACCTCGGCCTATTTGGCCGCGAAGATCTTTGTGTACGTGCTGCTGGGCATCGCCGGATCAATCATCATTGTGACCATTTCGAGCCTGCTGAAAGACCCGCCCACCGGTGACGGGGTGCTGGGCCTGGGCGCCCGCACCGAGCTCACGATCGGTATCGCGGTCACGATCTCGGTGGGCGTGCTCATCGGCCTGCTGCTTTCGGCGCTCGTGAGCTCGCAGAACCAGGTGATGCCCGTGCTGATCGTGGTGCTGATGGTGCAGATGGTGCTCAACGGCGGGCTGATTCCGCTGATCGATAGCGGGCTGCTCAACAGCATTTCGATGACGGTGCCTGCGCGCTGGTCGATGTCAATGGGGGCGGTGAGTATTGACATGCACCATCTGCTGTCGATCGCCGACGAAGTGGAGCGGGCCGCCGCAGCCAACTCGATGCCTGAGCTTGACCCCATGTGGAACCCGAACGCGCTGCGTTGGTGGCTTGCGGCGGGTGTGCTGAGCGCAATGTCGGCATTGATGGTGGCGGTCACCTGGTGGCGCACGCGTACGCGCTAACCCCGTAGCGACCACACAACGCGGTTGTTGCCTCACCCATCGGGTGAGGCAACAACCGCGTTTTCGTTATTCGATGCGGGTCACCGGCACCGTAGCGTCGGTGGGCGCTCCGGGGAGTTCAACGCGGAACGTTGCCCCGCCACCCGGCGTCTCGGTGATGCTCACGGTGCCCTTGTGTGCATTCACGATCGACTGCACGATGGCCAGGCCGAGGCCTGAGCCGCCCGTTTCGCGGTTACGGGAGGTGTCGGCACGCCAGAAGCGGCCAAAGATCTTCTCGCGAATCTGCTCAGGCACCCCCTCGCCGTGGTCGACGATCTCGAACCGTGCATACTGCTTGCCATCCGGATCGGGGAGCTGAGACGACACCACAACCTCAATGGGGCTGCCCTCGGGGGTGTGCCGCATGGCATTGCCGATCAGGTTGGTCATCAACTGACGCACCTTGTGCTCATCGCCCACCACCGACGGGGAGGCCGGGTCTTCGACCACGGTCACCACACGGTCGGGGGCCTGCGCACGGGCATCAAGCGCGGCATCGCTCGCGAGCTTGTTCAGCGGCAACGCGGCGAAGTTCAGCGACCGGCGCTCATCGAGCCTGGCGAGCGCGAGCAGATCCTCGACGAGCGAGGTCATGCGAATCGCTTCCTTCTCGATGCGCTCCATCGCCTGAGCGACCTGCTCTTTATCTTGCAGAGCGCCCATGCGGTAGAGCTCGGCGTAGCCGCGCACCGACACCAGGGGCGTGCGCAGCTCGTGGCTGGCGTCACCGATGAAGCGGCGCATCTGCTCGATCGTGTGGGCGCGATCCTTCAGCGACCCATCGAGCTGATCGAGCATCACGTTGAGTGACTCGCCCAGGTGCCCCACCTCGGTGTGTGGGCTCGCCACCATGATGCGCTTGGAGTAATCGCCGCGCGAGATCTCGAGCGCTGTTTGCTCGACCTCTGCAAGCGGCAGGAAGGTCGTGGTCACGAGGAGCCTCGTAAGCGCAGCGCCCAACAAAATGACGGCGATCCCAAAACAGGTGAAGATGATGACGAACTGCGCGACCATCTGATTGATGCCCGCGGTTGACTGCGCGATCAGCAAAATGCCGCTGGGCCGGTCGTCAACAAGCACCGGGGAGGCGACCGCCTGCCACTCGGTGCCATCGGGCGCGGTGATCTTAATGAGCGAATCAGGCCGCTCGAGCACCGCCTCGAGGGTCACCGAAGGTATATCTGACACGAGGGGACCGTGCGTGCTGTGCGTGTTGTCGTACTGCAGAAACCCGTCGGGGTCGAGCACCGCGACGTAATACTGCATATTGGCATACAGCACGTCATTGCGCGACAGATCGTTCACGTCTGCGCCGGTCGCAAGGGCAAGCGACGGGTCGCTGCGCACGTTCGACAGCGAGTTCTCTTGGTTCGAGATCAGCATCGGGCGCAGCACCGAAAGGGTGCCGACGCCCGCCACGATGAGCCCGAGAAACAGGATGAAGACCGTAACGCTCGTGATCTTCGCGCGCAGCGAGACGTCGGCAAAGCGGTCGCCAAATCGCGACATAGTGGAAGTTACTTCGATTCGGTCTTGAGCATGTACCCGAAGCCGCGCTTCGTCTGAATCAGCGATTCTTCGGTAAGCGGGTCAAGCTTGCGACGCAGGTACGAGATGTACGACTCGACGATGCCAGCATCGCCGTTGAAGTCGTACTCCCACACGTGGTCAAGGATCTGGGCCTTCGACAACACGCGGTTGGCGTTCTGCATGAGGTACCGCAGCAGCTTGAACTCGGTGGGGGAGAGCTCAACCGAGGTGCCCTCGACGTTGACCTCGTGGGTGTCTTGGTCCATGGTGATCGGGCCAATCGACAGCACCGAATCTTCGTCTTCCTGAATGGTGCGACGCAACACGGCCTTAATGCGGGCGATCATCTCATCGAGGCTGAACGGCTTCGTGACGTAGTCGTCGCCGCCCACAGTGAGGCCCTCGACCTTGTCTTCGGTGTCGTCCTTCGCCGTCAAGAAAATGATGGGGGCGGTGTAGCCGGCCGAGCGCAGACGCTTGGTCACGCTGAAGCCGTTCATATCGGGCAGCATGACGTCGAGCACAATGAGATCGGGCTCTTCTTCCAGTACGGCCGAGATGGTCTGCGCACCGTTTGCAACGGAGCGTACGCCAAACCCTGCAAAGCGAAGGCTCGTGGAGAGCAGCTCGCGGATGCTGGGCTCGTCGTCGACGATAAGAATCCGGGGTCCCTTTGGCTGAGTGTTCATGTTCCCAGTCTCTGATGATTCACTATGAACCAGCTGGGAGTGTGCGCCGGGCTCTTGTGGAGTGGCGCTGAACTACACCTCGTCGGCGTTCAAGATCGTGTACGCGTACCCCTGCTCGGCCAAGAAGCGCTGACGGTTCTGCGCGAAGTCTTGGTCGACGGTGTCGCGGGCAATGAGCGTGTAGAACGACGCCGTCGCACCGTTTGACTTGGGGCGCAGCAGTCGGCCCAAACGCTGCGCCTCTTCCTGGCGTGAACCGTACGAGCCCGAGATCTGCACGGCCACCGAAGCGTCGGGCAAATCGACCGAGAAGTTCGCGACCTTCGACACCACGAGCGTCGTGATGTCGCCCGCACGAAACGCCTGGAAGAGGCGCTCGCGCTCGTCGACGGGGGTCTGCCCGGTGATGAGTTCGCTGCCGAGGGCCTGCGCCATCGATTCGAGCTGGGTGATGTACTGGCCAATCACGAGCACGCTCTCACCGGGGTGCTTATCGATGATGCGCTGCGCCAGCTCTTGCTTCGCGGTGGTGGAGGAGGCGATGCGGTAGCGATCCTGATCCTCGGCAATGGCGTAGTCCATGCGCTCGTTTTCGGGCAGGTCGATGCGCACCTCGAAGCAGGCTGCGGGCGCAATGAACCCCTGTGCTTCGATGTCTTTCCATGCGGCGTCATACCGCTTGGGTCCGATGAGGCTGAAGACGTCGCCCTCGCGGCCGTCTTCGCGCACGAGCGTCGCGGTGAGGCCGAGGCGGCGGCGGGCCTGCAGCTCGGCCGTGAGCTTGAAGACGGGCGCGGGCAGCAGGTGCACCTCGTCATAGACGATCACGCCCCAGTCTTGCGCCGACAGCAGCGACAGGTGCGCGTACTCACCCTTTCGCTTGCTGGTGAGGATTTGGTAGGTCGCGATGGTGACCGGCTTCACCTCTTTCACCTGGCCCGAGTACTCACCAATCTCGTCTTCGGTGAGGTTAGTGCGGCGAATGAGCTCGTCGCGCCACTGGCGGGCCGAGACCGCATTAGTCACGAGAATGAGCGTTTTCGCGCCTACGGCCGCCATCGACGCGGCCCCCACGATGGTCTTGCCCGCGCCACAGGGCAGCACAACGACGCCTGAGCCGCCGCGCTGAAACGCCTCAACGGCCTTCGCCTGGTAGTCGCGCAACAGCCAGCCGTCTTGCGCCAGCTCGATCGGGTAGGGCTCGCCGGGGGTGTAGCCCGCGAGATCCTCGGCGGGCCAACCGCGCGCGACGAGCTGCTGCTTCAGCTCGCCGCGCGCCCACGGCTCAATCGGGTAAGTGCGATCGTCGATGCGGTTGCCCAGCAGCGGCGCAATCTTCTTCGCGCTGGTGACCTCGCGCAAAATAGCGGCGTCGTCGCACCGAAGCACGAGCAGCGGAGCCTCGGGGGCATCCTCGGCATTCACGATCGGGTCATTCACGACCGCGGGGTTCACGATCGGGGTGTCACCGAGGACGGCGACGGCGGGCGCGGCCGCTGCGGGGTCGGCGGGGGCTGATCCGGATCCTGCAATCGCCCCAGCACCCTGCCCCTCGGCGGCAGTGACCGGGTCGGCCGCCGAGAGATCGATCGCATCGAAGCGTTCGATCGTGAGGCGCCCGTAGCGCCGCATGGTGTCGCTGATTTCGAGCGCGACACCACTGGGCACCGGAAACTTGGCGTACTGGTTCAGCGTGCCAATAATCTCTTCAGCGGAGTGCCCAGCGGCGCGCGCGTTCCACAGCCCGAGCCGCGTGACGCGGTAGGTGTGGATGTGTTCGGGAGCGCGTTCGAGCTCGGCAAACACCGCGAGGGCGTGCCTCGCGTCTTCTGCATCGGGGTGCGCAACCTCCAGAAGGACAGTGTGGTCGCTTTGCACGATGAGGGGGCCGAGAGTCATAACGACCTAGTTTACGCTGGGTCCACTGACACAATCATCGATACGGGGAATGTGCGCTCAACTCCGGCCGGGCCGTCGGTCGCCCGCAGCCGCCCATCGGTGAGCGCGACGGGCAGCAGCTTGAAGGTGCGGCGCTGCCCGCGAGACTCGGCGGTGACGTTCACGGGAGTTTTATCGCGGATCGCGAGCTCGAGCCGGCGCGTGAACGCGGCCGCCTCGGGTTCGGTGCGGGCCGCCACAAACACACGTTCAATCAGGGCTTCGTAGGGGTGAGGCGCGGGAGCCTCGTCGGTGGTCGCTGCGGTTGCGGGCGCCGAGACCGCGATCGCCGCGGTGTCGGGCGCCGCCGAATCGGGCTGAGCCTGCTCCTCGCCGCCCGAAGCCACAGCGGGCGCATCGGGTGACTCGGCGGGCAGTTCAGTCGCCGCATCGGCCCCGGTATACGTCGTGGGCTCGGTTACGGCAGATGTCGACGCGGCCCCCGTGCCGCGCGAGTTGAGACCGCGCGCAGCCGGGTCGCCCGCGAGCGACGCGTGGTAGCGCGCCTCACTGAACGCCGTGACCACGTGGTCGGGCCGCAGCCGGGAAAACAGCACGGTGACGTCGCCGGGCAGCGAAGCGCTCGCCCGGGTGAGCTGCAGGTGCTGCAGCTGACGGTCAACGAGCACCGTCTCGGCAAGCGCCGGCAGCGCGACGCGAATGCGGCTGCGCCCCTCAGCGCCGTAGTGCTCTTGCACCACGATGCGACCGATGCGCTCGGCCACGCTCGTCAGTAGGTAGTCGAGGGGCTGGGGCACCCCGGTGAACGACAAGCGTTCAAAGGTCTCCCTGGCCTCGGCGGGGGTGAGCCCGCGCTCGAATGCTGCTGCCAACGAAGCCTCGGTGATGCGGCGCATCGAGGCCGGCCCAATCTGCTCGGGGAGCGTGAGCTCAGCAAGCAATGCCTCCGACTGCGGATCGAGCGGGCCCGGGGCGAGCACCGTGAGATCAGGCTGCAGATACACGTTGACCGCGGCCGCGGGCAGCATCGCCGCGACCTCCTCGGGTGTCACCTCAACACCCGAGAGCAGGCGGTGCGCGATGGGGGTAAACAGCCCCATCGCGGTGCAGCCGAGGTGCTCGGCATCATTCACGAACTGCCGTGCCGCATCGACATCATTCTCGGGCAGCAGCGGGAAGCGCTCGCTGAGCTCTTCGCCTGCGCGCCCCAGGTGCGAAGCCAGCTCGCCCTGCTCGGTGATGAGGGTGTCGCGCAGCGGGCCGGGTAGCGTCTGCAAGAACGCGCCGGCCAGCACGAGCCAGCGGTGCTGGTGCGCCAGGGTGAGCCACGCCGCAGCGTCAGCCGACGCTACCAACTGCTGACCCGCGGTGACCGTGAGGCCCGAGCGGTCGAGCTGGCGCAGCGCGTGCGACACCGAGGCCGAGGTAATCGAGGCGCGCTCGGCGAGATCGCGCGCCGCAGCCACGCCCACAGAACCGCTGCGATTGAGGCGCAACCCGCCGCGCTGCAGCGCACGCAGGCACTCAGCAGCTTCGCTCACCGAGGTGAGCGCGGGGGTAAACCAGGCACCGGCGCGGTGCTCGGCCTCGAGTGCCTCGGTGGCCGCGCTTTCCGCGGTGTCTGACTGCGCAGCGGCGTGTGTGCCCGCCGCGTCAGCATCGCCCGCGGGCTCCGCCAGAAACGCATCCCAGTCGACATTGATGGCCACAAGCGCGGTGCGCAGCGCGGCATCCACTTCGGGCAGGGCAACAAACGGCACCGGATCAGCGGCCGGCGCGCTCGCCGCCGCTGAGGGCTCGACGGCGGCGCCAGCGCCCACCAGCCCCAGCTTGATGAGCCGGTCGGCGATCTGCGGCGAAGACTCCCAGCTGTGCGCCGCGAGCACGCGCAACATCGCGCGGTCGAGCGGAGCCAAAGCTCGGGTGATGGAATCGGGGCGCAGCAGCTCAGATGCGAGCCCGATCGGGTCGGCAACGCCATTGGCTGCCTGAGGTTTGCGCGTGTGCACGAGGCGCGCAAGAGAATCACGATCGAGTGTCGCGATTGACGAGGCGAGCGCCAGTGTGCCGGTCACCTGCGTTACCCGAGAGATTTGCGGCCAGCCTTGCCGCGGTTCGTGCCTGACGCTGAGCTGGTGTTGCGGGCCTTTGAGCCCGCCGCGAGCGCTTGATCTTGCGCAGCCTCGCGCTTGCGACGCGCCTGCGTCAGGATGAGTAGTACGACCAGCAGCACGAACCCAATGGGCAGTGCGTAGATCGACAGGCCGTAGACAAACGACCACAGGCCGCTGGCCATGGCCTCTCGGTCATTTAGTCCGATGATGAGGGTGGCGAAGAATGAGAGCAACGCGGCCGCAATGATACTGAGCGACGCATAGGCCAGTATTCGCTCGAGGAGCGTGGGGGCGCTGGATTCTGAGGTGGACATCTTCGCTATTTTATCCCTCTCGCGTGCCAGCGTGCGCCGCGGGAGTGGAGGGGCGGGCAGTAGACTTGCGTGGATACTCGGGCAGGGCCCGTAGGTCAGCATGCGCGGGCGAGCCCCGCGGGAAAGGGCAGGGGCATGCCAAACGGCAAGGTTCGGTTCTACGACGAAGAGCGTGGCTTCGGATTTATTCAGGGCGACGATGGCGCTCAGGTGTACCTTCACGCGTCAGTCATACCCGAAGGCGCAGATGTGCAGCAGGGCACACGGCTTGAATACAGTGTCGCTGACGGCCGCAAGGGCCCGCAGGCACTGTCGGTGCGGGTGCTTGATACGCCCCGGGCCGCGACTCGTGCGCGCACGCGCAACCGCAAGTCGGCCGATGACATGGCGATCATTGTTGAAGATCTGGTGAAGCTGCTTGACGGCCTCGGCGGGCACCTCAAGAATGGGCAGTACCCCGAGCGTGCTCAGGGCCGCAAGGTAGCCACGATGCTGCGGCACGTGGCTGATGATTTTGATGCTTGATCACGATATGAGAGACGGGCAAGACGTGACCGCTGAAGTGATAGTGCCGGATCAAGAGCTGCTCGCAGCTCGCGCTCAAGCGCGCCACGCGCTCGAGGAAATCACCGAGGTGCACTCGATCGGCGCTGAAGCTGGTTACGAAGTGCACGAGGAACGCGTCGTTACACTGTTTTTTGACTGCCGCATGGCCGGGTACCCCGGCTGGCGCTGGGCCGCCACGGTCGCCAAGGTTGACGCCGATGCTCCCGTGAACGTGCTCGAGGTTGAGATGCTGGCCGGTGAAGGCTCAGTGGTCGCCCCCGATTGGGTGCCCTGGTCTGAGCGCCTGGCGCAGTTCCGTGAAACTCAGTCGCAGCACGCCACCGACGGCAGCGATGACGATGAAGACGACACAGATGAGACGGCAGCGGCTCGTGCTGCCGCCGCAGAGCTCAGCGATGAAGACGATGCCGAAGACAACCTGCTCGACAACGACTTCAGCGACTTCGACGATGAAATCGATCTCGACTCAGACGATGATGACTCAGACGATGACGATGACGATGACGATGACGATGACTCAGACGACGATGACGAGTCTGACGACGACGGCGATGAATCTGATGATGACGAGTCTGACGACGATGATGACTTCGACGACGAGTCAGACGACGAAGACTCTGACGACGAAGACTCTGACGATGAGGACGAAGACGCGGCCCCCGCGGTCGAGTATCAGCCCCGCAACAGGTCACGATCGCAGCCGAGGTCACACTCGAGGTCGCGCAGGCGCTAACTCAAAATCAGCCCGAGATCAGTCCAATTCGACTGGCCTCGGGCTTTTTTGTGCCATAAATGTTGCTTATTGGGCACAAATACGTAATTGTTCCCGATGTTTGGACACCGTCCTAAATATTAGGTTTATGTCTGTAACGGGGGAACTCTGACATAGAGGTTCAGACACATCATCGATGGTGGCCTTCCCTCGTCAAGGTGAGACGAGGCCGCGATGAGGCACCCAGGTTTTTCCGCGCGCAGACGCGAATTGCGCGTCCCTAAACACGCAAGGCAGATGCAGCGGAAACCTCGAGGGTTTGCTCGCGCGGTTACGGTCGCGGGCGTGAGCGCTGCGCTCGCCCTGATGGGCACTGTGCCGGCGCTTGCGATTGATACCGATCAGTCGACGGGCACCGGTACGTCTGAGGCCCCGCTGACGACCGAGACGCCGGTTGCTCCCGTAGCGCCCGTCGACGAGGAGGCAGCGGGCGTCGCGCCCGCGCTCCCTGATGAAGAAGGCCAAACGTCTGCGGAGGGCACGCCTCCCGCAGACGCAAACGGCGAGCCGGGCACTGAGACTGGCGCCACCGACGAACCCGCGACGGGTGAAAGCTCCGTAGAGGGCGCCGATGTCGTTGACGAGACCACCGAGGGCGCAGACGCCACCGAGGAGCCCGCAGCTGCGCCAGCGTCTAAAAAGACGGCTGCCCCCAAGCTCGCGTCTGACGCGGTTGCGCTCGCGGGCCCGGCCGGGTCACTCGCGTCGGGCACCTACAACCGTGAAAAGGATAATTCAGATCCCGGCGGCGCCGGCGGCTGGGTGACTGGCGGCCCGCCCCCGGGCCAGGTCGAGTTTGGTAACTTCGTGAGCTCGGCGACCCCCGTTGGGTCGAAGTGGGAGTATTCAGCGAGCTGGACCCGCCCCGGCAGCACCGGCAACTTCGGCTGGACCATCGAATACACGGTGGCCGGCGAAACGTGGGGCCCCTCAGGCCTCGAAGCCTCGTCGCAGGTGCCTCGCCCCGACCGTAGCGAGGGCGGCACCGCCATCAAGGTGGACAGCCGAGGCACTTCTGCCACGATTTGTACCTACTCATCGCAGTCGGATTACCCCTCGAGCTGGACGGGTAGTAA
It encodes:
- a CDS encoding sensor histidine kinase — encoded protein: MSRFGDRFADVSLRAKITSVTVFILFLGLIVAGVGTLSVLRPMLISNQENSLSNVRSDPSLALATGADVNDLSRNDVLYANMQYYVAVLDPDGFLQYDNTHSTHGPLVSDIPSVTLEAVLERPDSLIKITAPDGTEWQAVASPVLVDDRPSGILLIAQSTAGINQMVAQFVIIFTCFGIAVILLGAALTRLLVTTTFLPLAEVEQTALEISRGDYSKRIMVASPHTEVGHLGESLNVMLDQLDGSLKDRAHTIEQMRRFIGDASHELRTPLVSVRGYAELYRMGALQDKEQVAQAMERIEKEAIRMTSLVEDLLALARLDERRSLNFAALPLNKLASDAALDARAQAPDRVVTVVEDPASPSVVGDEHKVRQLMTNLIGNAMRHTPEGSPIEVVVSSQLPDPDGKQYARFEIVDHGEGVPEQIREKIFGRFWRADTSRNRETGGSGLGLAIVQSIVNAHKGTVSITETPGGGATFRVELPGAPTDATVPVTRIE
- a CDS encoding response regulator transcription factor; the protein is MNTQPKGPRILIVDDEPSIRELLSTSLRFAGFGVRSVANGAQTISAVLEEEPDLIVLDVMLPDMNGFSVTKRLRSAGYTAPIIFLTAKDDTEDKVEGLTVGGDDYVTKPFSLDEMIARIKAVLRRTIQEDEDSVLSIGPITMDQDTHEVNVEGTSVELSPTEFKLLRYLMQNANRVLSKAQILDHVWEYDFNGDAGIVESYISYLRRKLDPLTEESLIQTKRGFGYMLKTESK
- a CDS encoding DNA repair helicase XPB; translated protein: MTLGPLIVQSDHTVLLEVAHPDAEDARHALAVFAELERAPEHIHTYRVTRLGLWNARAAGHSAEEIIGTLNQYAKFPVPSGVALEISDTMRRYGRLTIERFDAIDLSAADPVTAAEGQGAGAIAGSGSAPADPAAAAPAVAVLGDTPIVNPAVVNDPIVNAEDAPEAPLLVLRCDDAAILREVTSAKKIAPLLGNRIDDRTYPIEPWARGELKQQLVARGWPAEDLAGYTPGEPYPIELAQDGWLLRDYQAKAVEAFQRGGSGVVVLPCGAGKTIVGAASMAAVGAKTLILVTNAVSARQWRDELIRRTNLTEDEIGEYSGQVKEVKPVTIATYQILTSKRKGEYAHLSLLSAQDWGVIVYDEVHLLPAPVFKLTAELQARRRLGLTATLVREDGREGDVFSLIGPKRYDAAWKDIEAQGFIAPAACFEVRIDLPENERMDYAIAEDQDRYRIASSTTAKQELAQRIIDKHPGESVLVIGQYITQLESMAQALGSELITGQTPVDERERLFQAFRAGDITTLVVSKVANFSVDLPDASVAVQISGSYGSRQEEAQRLGRLLRPKSNGATASFYTLIARDTVDQDFAQNRQRFLAEQGYAYTILNADEV
- a CDS encoding helicase-associated domain-containing protein, which produces MTGTLALASSIATLDRDSLARLVHTRKPQAANGVADPIGLASELLRPDSITRALAPLDRAMLRVLAAHSWESSPQIADRLIKLGLVGAGAAVEPSAAASAPAADPVPFVALPEVDAALRTALVAINVDWDAFLAEPAGDADAAGTHAAAQSDTAESAATEALEAEHRAGAWFTPALTSVSEAAECLRALQRGGLRLNRSGSVGVAAARDLAERASITSASVSHALRQLDRSGLTVTAGQQLVASADAAAWLTLAHQHRWLVLAGAFLQTLPGPLRDTLITEQGELASHLGRAGEELSERFPLLPENDVDAARQFVNDAEHLGCTAMGLFTPIAHRLLSGVEVTPEEVAAMLPAAAVNVYLQPDLTVLAPGPLDPQSEALLAELTLPEQIGPASMRRITEASLAAAFERGLTPAEARETFERLSFTGVPQPLDYLLTSVAERIGRIVVQEHYGAEGRSRIRVALPALAETVLVDRQLQHLQLTRASASLPGDVTVLFSRLRPDHVVTAFSEARYHASLAGDPAARGLNSRGTGAASTSAVTEPTTYTGADAATELPAESPDAPAVASGGEEQAQPDSAAPDTAAIAVSAPATAATTDEAPAPHPYEALIERVFVAARTEPEAAAFTRRLELAIRDKTPVNVTAESRGQRRTFKLLPVALTDGRLRATDGPAGVERTFPVSMIVSVDPA
- a CDS encoding cold-shock protein; amino-acid sequence: MPNGKVRFYDEERGFGFIQGDDGAQVYLHASVIPEGADVQQGTRLEYSVADGRKGPQALSVRVLDTPRAATRARTRNRKSADDMAIIVEDLVKLLDGLGGHLKNGQYPERAQGRKVATMLRHVADDFDA